The genome window ATTTATTGTGAGTCGTGGCGCGCTGAGAGCGATTCTGAGTCGCTATCTTAACATAAATTCTTGGATTTTGCGCTTTGACTACAATCCCTACGGCAAACCCTCTCTCATCGCCGCTCAAGGTGGAAATACCCTGCGTTTCAATTTGTCTCACTCAGGAAACATAGCTTTAATTGCTATTACCAAAAATCGAGATATTGGTGTCGATATTGAAGGCATAAATCCCAACTTTTCTTGCCTAGAAATTGCTGAAAAGTTTTTTTCACCCTTAGAACACTCTGTGTTGCTTTCGCTCCCAGAACATCTCCAACCCCGCGCTTTTTTCACCTGCTGGACTCGCAAAGAAGCCTACATTAAAGCAGTCGGCAAAGGACTTTCTATTCCCCTGAATCAGTTTGCTGTCAGCCTCGCACCAGGAGAACCTGCCGCGCTGTTAAATGTTGAAGACAACCCCGAAGAAGCATCGAGATGGTCTTTAATTGAATTAATTCCCAGTTCAGATATGGTGGCGGCTGTTGCGGTTGCAGGAGATTGCTCGCAACTTAATTGTTGGCAGTGGACGGGGGAGTTTTGATTTATACTGAGATGTTGCACCATTCTCAATCAGCTTTTTATGAACAGGCTTTCCGGCCTGTTCCACAAAGAGTGAATTTTCTCGCTTCACAGGCCGGAAAGCCTGTTCTTGAGAATGGTGTAATATCTGAGTTTATACCG of Oscillatoria nigro-viridis PCC 7112 contains these proteins:
- a CDS encoding 4'-phosphopantetheinyl transferase family protein, with protein sequence MIAAVDSWNFPPLDLTLDRGEIHVWRVSLDQTESCLESLQQTLSTDERTKAEGFHFPKDRSQFIVSRGALRAILSRYLNINSWILRFDYNPYGKPSLIAAQGGNTLRFNLSHSGNIALIAITKNRDIGVDIEGINPNFSCLEIAEKFFSPLEHSVLLSLPEHLQPRAFFTCWTRKEAYIKAVGKGLSIPLNQFAVSLAPGEPAALLNVEDNPEEASRWSLIELIPSSDMVAAVAVAGDCSQLNCWQWTGEF